Proteins from one Bombus pyrosoma isolate SC7728 linkage group LG16, ASM1482585v1, whole genome shotgun sequence genomic window:
- the LOC122576197 gene encoding MYG1 exonuclease isoform X1, producing MIKYISGIIPRLFTKLSVPPGNITYTRTTSQKFVTMIKNVKIGTHDGTFHCDEALACFMLKTLPRYKDAVIVRSRDMNILDACDIVVDVGGEYNPSMHRYDHHMRDFNESVSTVIKKPGYDWTMKLSSAGLIYCHFGHEVIKHLIPQANDSDVEMIFKHIYDTFIKEIDGIDNGVTMFNEEPVYRIVTDLSSRVKLLNPAWNSKDINIDSQFFKAVELTGKELVQHINYVANAWLPAKSIVQEAIDKRFEVDPSGEIIELLQFVPWSEHLYAIEKEQNVQPPLKFVIFGNGANYRVRAIPVAPDSFVCRLFLPESWGGLHDEELVSVSGIKDAVFVHSKRFIGAHLTREGAITMARKALEIGKAI from the exons ATGATTAAGTATATCTCTGGAATAATTCCGCGACTCTTTACGAAGCTATCTGTTCCACCAGGCAATATAACCTATACGCGAACGACATCGCAGAAATTCGTGACAATGATTAAAAACGTGAAAATCGGAACGCACGATGGCACTTTTCATTGTGACGAAGCTCTTGCTTGCTTCATGTTGAAGACGCTACCCAGATATAAAGATGCAGTTATAGTGAG ATCACgcgatatgaatattttagatGCATGCGATATTGTGGTCGATGTTGGTGGAGAGTATAATCCTTCCATGCATCGTTACGATCATCATATGAG AGATTTCAACGAGTCGGTAAGCACAGTAATAAAGAAACCAGGTTACGATTGGACAATGAAACTGAGTAGTGCTGGTTTGATTTATTGCCATTTTGGCCATGAGGTTATCAAGCATTTGATTCCACAAGCAAACGATAGCGACGtagaaatgatttttaaacatatttatgatacattcattaaagaaattgatgGTATAGATAATGGAGTTACCATGTTTAACGAGGAACCTGT ATATCGTATCGTAACAGACTTATCATCTCgcgtgaaattattaaatcctGCATGGAATAGCAAggatattaatattgatagtCAATTTTTTAAGGCAGTTGAATTAACCGGTAAGGAATTAGTGcaacatattaattatgttgCAAATGCTTGGTTGCCTGCTAAGTCCATTGTGCAGGAAGCTATCGACAAACGCTTCGAG GTTGATCCTAGTGgcgaaattatagaattattacaatttgtaCCATGGTCTGAGCATCTTTATGcgatagaaaaagaacaaaatgtaCAGCCGccattaaaatttgtaatttttggaAATGGTGCTAACTATAGGGTTCGAGCCATACCTGTGGCACCTGACAGTTTTGTGTGCAG GCTGTTTTTGCCAGAATCTTGGGGAGGTTTGCACGATGAAGAGCTTGTAAGCGTCTCTGGAATCAAAGATGCTGTTTTTGTCCATTCAAAACGATTCATCGGTGCCCATCTAACCAGAGAAGGAGCGATAACGATGGCACGCAAAGCTCTTGAGATAGGGAAAgctatttga
- the LOC122576197 gene encoding MYG1 exonuclease isoform X2: protein MIKNVKIGTHDGTFHCDEALACFMLKTLPRYKDAVIVRSRDMNILDACDIVVDVGGEYNPSMHRYDHHMRDFNESVSTVIKKPGYDWTMKLSSAGLIYCHFGHEVIKHLIPQANDSDVEMIFKHIYDTFIKEIDGIDNGVTMFNEEPVYRIVTDLSSRVKLLNPAWNSKDINIDSQFFKAVELTGKELVQHINYVANAWLPAKSIVQEAIDKRFEVDPSGEIIELLQFVPWSEHLYAIEKEQNVQPPLKFVIFGNGANYRVRAIPVAPDSFVCRLFLPESWGGLHDEELVSVSGIKDAVFVHSKRFIGAHLTREGAITMARKALEIGKAI, encoded by the exons ATGATTAAAAACGTGAAAATCGGAACGCACGATGGCACTTTTCATTGTGACGAAGCTCTTGCTTGCTTCATGTTGAAGACGCTACCCAGATATAAAGATGCAGTTATAGTGAG ATCACgcgatatgaatattttagatGCATGCGATATTGTGGTCGATGTTGGTGGAGAGTATAATCCTTCCATGCATCGTTACGATCATCATATGAG AGATTTCAACGAGTCGGTAAGCACAGTAATAAAGAAACCAGGTTACGATTGGACAATGAAACTGAGTAGTGCTGGTTTGATTTATTGCCATTTTGGCCATGAGGTTATCAAGCATTTGATTCCACAAGCAAACGATAGCGACGtagaaatgatttttaaacatatttatgatacattcattaaagaaattgatgGTATAGATAATGGAGTTACCATGTTTAACGAGGAACCTGT ATATCGTATCGTAACAGACTTATCATCTCgcgtgaaattattaaatcctGCATGGAATAGCAAggatattaatattgatagtCAATTTTTTAAGGCAGTTGAATTAACCGGTAAGGAATTAGTGcaacatattaattatgttgCAAATGCTTGGTTGCCTGCTAAGTCCATTGTGCAGGAAGCTATCGACAAACGCTTCGAG GTTGATCCTAGTGgcgaaattatagaattattacaatttgtaCCATGGTCTGAGCATCTTTATGcgatagaaaaagaacaaaatgtaCAGCCGccattaaaatttgtaatttttggaAATGGTGCTAACTATAGGGTTCGAGCCATACCTGTGGCACCTGACAGTTTTGTGTGCAG GCTGTTTTTGCCAGAATCTTGGGGAGGTTTGCACGATGAAGAGCTTGTAAGCGTCTCTGGAATCAAAGATGCTGTTTTTGTCCATTCAAAACGATTCATCGGTGCCCATCTAACCAGAGAAGGAGCGATAACGATGGCACGCAAAGCTCTTGAGATAGGGAAAgctatttga
- the LOC122576197 gene encoding MYG1 exonuclease isoform X3 — protein MHRYDHHMRDFNESVSTVIKKPGYDWTMKLSSAGLIYCHFGHEVIKHLIPQANDSDVEMIFKHIYDTFIKEIDGIDNGVTMFNEEPVYRIVTDLSSRVKLLNPAWNSKDINIDSQFFKAVELTGKELVQHINYVANAWLPAKSIVQEAIDKRFEVDPSGEIIELLQFVPWSEHLYAIEKEQNVQPPLKFVIFGNGANYRVRAIPVAPDSFVCRLFLPESWGGLHDEELVSVSGIKDAVFVHSKRFIGAHLTREGAITMARKALEIGKAI, from the exons ATGCATCGTTACGATCATCATATGAG AGATTTCAACGAGTCGGTAAGCACAGTAATAAAGAAACCAGGTTACGATTGGACAATGAAACTGAGTAGTGCTGGTTTGATTTATTGCCATTTTGGCCATGAGGTTATCAAGCATTTGATTCCACAAGCAAACGATAGCGACGtagaaatgatttttaaacatatttatgatacattcattaaagaaattgatgGTATAGATAATGGAGTTACCATGTTTAACGAGGAACCTGT ATATCGTATCGTAACAGACTTATCATCTCgcgtgaaattattaaatcctGCATGGAATAGCAAggatattaatattgatagtCAATTTTTTAAGGCAGTTGAATTAACCGGTAAGGAATTAGTGcaacatattaattatgttgCAAATGCTTGGTTGCCTGCTAAGTCCATTGTGCAGGAAGCTATCGACAAACGCTTCGAG GTTGATCCTAGTGgcgaaattatagaattattacaatttgtaCCATGGTCTGAGCATCTTTATGcgatagaaaaagaacaaaatgtaCAGCCGccattaaaatttgtaatttttggaAATGGTGCTAACTATAGGGTTCGAGCCATACCTGTGGCACCTGACAGTTTTGTGTGCAG GCTGTTTTTGCCAGAATCTTGGGGAGGTTTGCACGATGAAGAGCTTGTAAGCGTCTCTGGAATCAAAGATGCTGTTTTTGTCCATTCAAAACGATTCATCGGTGCCCATCTAACCAGAGAAGGAGCGATAACGATGGCACGCAAAGCTCTTGAGATAGGGAAAgctatttga
- the LOC122576200 gene encoding cuticle protein 18.7-like isoform X3: MRTIIIFATICTLAIAEAGYVAPVIPYSYLRVPLAYDGHVLDTPEVAQAKAAHLATQAYEAARNTLSYAHVPALLRVYAPAPGAPIGADGRVVDTPEVAQAKAAHLTAHALEAAKNLGLYPYGALAYASTPYAYGFGYGAPLGPDGRVVDTPEVVRAKVAHFAAHADAAAKTVENL, translated from the exons ATGAGAACGATA ATCATCTTCGCTACAATCTGCACCCTGGCCATCGCAGAGGCCGGATACGTGGCTCCAGTGATACCTTACAGCTACCTCAGAGTGCCATTAGCCTACGACGGCCACGTTTTGGACACGCCGGAAGTGGCACAGGCGAAAGCAGCGCACCTCGCGACTCAGGCGTACGAGGCGGCCAGGAACACACTCAGCTATGCTCACGTGCCGGCTCTGTTACGTGTTTATGCACCTGCACCTGGTGCGCCCATAGGCGCCGATGGTCGTGTCGTCGATACACCCGAGGTCGCGCAGGCGAAAGCTGCTCACTTGACTGCTCACGCGTTG GAGGCTGCGAAGAATCTAGGACTCTACCCATACGGTGCCCTGGCTTACGCCTCAACACCTTATGCTTATGGATTTGGATATGGTGCTCCCCTTGGTCCTGATGGTAGAGTAGTGGACACTCCGGAAGTTGTTCGAGCGAAGGTAGCTCATTTTGCAGCACACGCTGATGCGGCCGCAAAAACTGTTGAAAATCTCTGA
- the LOC122576200 gene encoding cuticle protein 18.7-like isoform X1: MPRDESPWNPVERAFVQRIYPSMHCCAAHATYYAIYAIFSAFSERCVFLSCRIAIIFATICTLAIAEAGYVAPVIPYSYLRVPLAYDGHVLDTPEVAQAKAAHLATQAYEAARNTLSYAHVPALLRVYAPAPGAPIGADGRVVDTPEVAQAKAAHLTAHALEAAKNLGLYPYGALAYASTPYAYGFGYGAPLGPDGRVVDTPEVVRAKVAHFAAHADAAAKTVENL; this comes from the exons ATGCCGCGTGACGAGAGCCCCTGGAATCCCGTGGAAAGGGCTTTTGTTCAACGTATCTATCCATCTATGCATTGCTGCGCCGCCCACGCCACATACTACGCGATCTACGCGATTTTCTCCGCATTTTCTGAACGCTGCGTCTTCCTTTCGTGCAGAATAGCG ATCATCTTCGCTACAATCTGCACCCTGGCCATCGCAGAGGCCGGATACGTGGCTCCAGTGATACCTTACAGCTACCTCAGAGTGCCATTAGCCTACGACGGCCACGTTTTGGACACGCCGGAAGTGGCACAGGCGAAAGCAGCGCACCTCGCGACTCAGGCGTACGAGGCGGCCAGGAACACACTCAGCTATGCTCACGTGCCGGCTCTGTTACGTGTTTATGCACCTGCACCTGGTGCGCCCATAGGCGCCGATGGTCGTGTCGTCGATACACCCGAGGTCGCGCAGGCGAAAGCTGCTCACTTGACTGCTCACGCGTTG GAGGCTGCGAAGAATCTAGGACTCTACCCATACGGTGCCCTGGCTTACGCCTCAACACCTTATGCTTATGGATTTGGATATGGTGCTCCCCTTGGTCCTGATGGTAGAGTAGTGGACACTCCGGAAGTTGTTCGAGCGAAGGTAGCTCATTTTGCAGCACACGCTGATGCGGCCGCAAAAACTGTTGAAAATCTCTGA
- the LOC122576200 gene encoding cuticle protein 18.7-like isoform X2: MSKYFFKLQIIFATICTLAIAEAGYVAPVIPYSYLRVPLAYDGHVLDTPEVAQAKAAHLATQAYEAARNTLSYAHVPALLRVYAPAPGAPIGADGRVVDTPEVAQAKAAHLTAHALEAAKNLGLYPYGALAYASTPYAYGFGYGAPLGPDGRVVDTPEVVRAKVAHFAAHADAAAKTVENL, encoded by the exons ATGTCAAAGtactttttcaaattgcaGATCATCTTCGCTACAATCTGCACCCTGGCCATCGCAGAGGCCGGATACGTGGCTCCAGTGATACCTTACAGCTACCTCAGAGTGCCATTAGCCTACGACGGCCACGTTTTGGACACGCCGGAAGTGGCACAGGCGAAAGCAGCGCACCTCGCGACTCAGGCGTACGAGGCGGCCAGGAACACACTCAGCTATGCTCACGTGCCGGCTCTGTTACGTGTTTATGCACCTGCACCTGGTGCGCCCATAGGCGCCGATGGTCGTGTCGTCGATACACCCGAGGTCGCGCAGGCGAAAGCTGCTCACTTGACTGCTCACGCGTTG GAGGCTGCGAAGAATCTAGGACTCTACCCATACGGTGCCCTGGCTTACGCCTCAACACCTTATGCTTATGGATTTGGATATGGTGCTCCCCTTGGTCCTGATGGTAGAGTAGTGGACACTCCGGAAGTTGTTCGAGCGAAGGTAGCTCATTTTGCAGCACACGCTGATGCGGCCGCAAAAACTGTTGAAAATCTCTGA
- the LOC122576689 gene encoding pupal cuticle protein-like: MANMRLLLPFSCLVLSASAIPGYTAYGTAYHGPPAPLAHDGRVVDTPEVAHAKAAHLAAHAAEAAKAAPLGYGDYSDGKYEDYSGNYVAAAQNIYHGPPAPLSHDGRVIDTPEVAHAKAAHLAAHAEQISKIAHLAYADPYPQPHCCELIGIIIWVLLYTLLSVCIFGSFVDGIVYNSPIFSLDRPALSFDNMFRYIILVSIILNVAYCEPQWYGGGAYGGHAAPAPLGADGRVVDTPEVAQLKAAHLAALADANARAPKGPGVAGPYPGPAGSYAPGGYAPHYSGPPAPLGPDGRVVDTPEVQQAKAVHFSLYNAEAQKAPAGPAAPNPSWNPAGAPWNPSWNSGNNWNHY, translated from the exons ATGGCTAACATGAGGCTCCTC cTTCCTTTCTCGTGTCTCGTCCTCTCGGCGTCCGCCATTCCAGGCTACACAGCCTACGGGACAGCGTACCACGGTCCTCCAGCACCCCTGGCTCACGACGGAAGGGTGGTCGACACACCGGAAGTGGCTCACGCCAAGGCAGCTCACCTAGCAGCTCACGCAGCCGAAGCTGCCAAAGCTGCTCCACTCGGCTACGGCGATTATTCTGATGGAAAATACGAAGACTACAGCGGCAACTACGTAGCCGCGGCTCAGAACATCTACCACGGCCCACCCGCACCCTTGTCTCACGACGGAAGAGTAATCGACACACCGGAAGTGGCTCACGCCAAGGCTGCGCATTTGGCGGCTCACGCTGAACAAATTTCGAAGATCGCTCACCTCGCTTACGCTGACCCTTATCCGCAGCCACATTG TTGTGAATTAATTGGTATTATAATCTGGGTTTTACTTTACACTCTGTTGTCGGTGTGCATTTTTGGAAGTTTTGTTGATGGAATTGTTTATAATAGTCCAATTTTT TCGCTGGATCGACCTGCGCTGAGCTTCGACAACATGTTCCGATATATT ATTCTGGTTTCTATTATTTTGAACGTGGCCTACTGTGAACCACAGTGGTACGGAGGAGGAGCCTATGGTGGCCACGCGGCTCCAGCCCCGTTAGGAGCAGATGGACGAGTTGTAGATACTCCAGAAGTTGCTCAATTGAAAGCAGCTCATTTAGCTGCTTTGGCTGATGCAAATGCTAGGGCACCCAAGGGACCTGGTGTTGCTGGTCCTTACCCCGGCCCTGCTGGTTCCTACGCACCTGGAGGCTACGCTCCGCATTACAG tGGACCACCAGCCCCTCTCGGACCAGACGGCCGCGTGGTAGACACACCGGAAGTGCAGCAAGCAAAGGCAGTCCACTTCTCCTTATACAATGCGGAGGCTCAAAAAGCTCCAGCCGGTCCAGCTGCTCCTAATCCGTCATGGAACCCTGCGGGTGCTCCATGGAATCCCTCCTGGAATTCTGGGAACAATTGGAATCACTATTAA
- the LOC122576201 gene encoding uncharacterized protein LOC122576201, producing the protein MSLLIILAALVASTIAKTYEQREYYQYRGPPAPLTSDGMVMDTPEVAHARAAHLALHAETIARLRKAQNDYETYENNEMYMPQMVYPMEVIMQKRQRQRTFTPLENDGRAMESCKTCNIPQMTEAKIPHVATHARAASKASEFYEFDVFDGRKNLVYLAPIGLTYKHTPTIGYRGPLAPLGPDGRVIDTPEVMRAREAHMKAHARAVALSTQNDLYY; encoded by the exons ATGAGCTTGCTC ATAATTCTGGCCGCATTAGTGGCGTCAACGATCGCCAAGACTTACGAACAGAGAGAGTACTATCAATACAGAGGTCCACCGGCGCCATTAACCAGCGATGGGATGGTGATGGACACGCCGGAAGTGGCCCATGCAAGAGCTGCCCATCTAGCGTTACACGCTGAAACGATAGCTAGATTAAGAAAAGCTCAAAACGATTACGAAACGTACGAAAACAACGAAATGTACATGCCTCAGATGGTGTACCCTATGGAGGTTATTATGCAGAAACGACAAAGACAGAGGACGTTCACGCCTTTGGAGAACGACGGACGTGCCATGGAAAGCTGTAAGACTTGCAATATACCCCAg ATGACAGAAGCAAAAATCCCGCATGTAGCAACGCATGCGAGAGCAGCCTCAAAGGCATCCGAATTTTACGAATTCGACGTCTTTGACGGACGAAAAAATTTGGTTTACCTTGCTCCTATCGGACTGACGTATAAACACACGCCAACGATAGGTTATCGGGGACCACTGGCGCCCCTGGGACCGGATGGCCGCGTGATAGACACACCGGAAGTAATGAGGGCACGCGAGGCACACATGAAGGCGCATGCTCGCGCTGTGGCGCTTTCAACGCAGAACGATCTTTACTACTGA